A portion of the Micromonospora vinacea genome contains these proteins:
- a CDS encoding sterol carrier family protein, with product MSSPHSKSAAVAAALSALDEGRTPERPVFREAVRSLLAVLAERAPGRSVEVRVPPYGAIQCVPGPRHTRGNPPNVVEMAPNTWLELATGRVDWASAVTDGRVQMSGNRADLSAYLPL from the coding sequence GTGTCCTCTCCGCACAGTAAGTCCGCTGCCGTTGCGGCCGCGTTGTCGGCGCTCGACGAGGGGCGTACACCCGAACGGCCGGTGTTCCGGGAGGCGGTCCGGTCGTTGTTGGCCGTCCTCGCGGAGCGCGCCCCCGGCCGATCGGTGGAGGTGCGCGTTCCACCATACGGGGCGATCCAGTGCGTACCGGGGCCTCGACACACCAGAGGAAACCCACCAAACGTGGTCGAGATGGCCCCGAACACCTGGTTGGAGCTGGCAACCGGCAGGGTCGACTGGGCGTCGGCGGTCACCGACGGTCGCGTCCAGATGAGTGGCAACCGGGCGGACCTCTCGGCCTATCTGCCCCTCTAG
- the purM gene encoding phosphoribosylformylglycinamidine cyclo-ligase, whose product MTHVSERSGAGSSPTGAGGDRQPWTGGAGRQARKRSVSYADAGVSIDAGDRAVELLKSKVRQTRRPEVLGDLGGFAGLFRLDTKKYKSPILASSTDGVGTKLVIAQQMDIHDTVGIDLVAMVVDDLVACGAEPLFLLDYIATGEVVPDKVAEIGAGIADGCRYAGCALLGGETAEHPGVLRPDEYDISATGVGVVEEADILSPERVEVGDVVIAMRSSGLHSNGYSLVRHVLLGAARMRLDIVIDDFGRQRTLGEELLTPTKIYAKDCLKLIAEAEVRALSHITGGGIPGNLVRVLPEHVDAVVNRSTWKPQPIFDLIQTKGRIDDHDMESTFNMGVGMFAIVSAEDADRALATLTGRGVEAWQAGEIIEGTGNVQMVGQHTRG is encoded by the coding sequence GTGACGCACGTGTCCGAGCGCAGCGGCGCAGGAAGCAGCCCGACCGGCGCCGGCGGCGACCGCCAGCCGTGGACGGGCGGTGCTGGCCGCCAGGCGCGCAAACGCTCGGTCTCGTACGCCGACGCCGGCGTCTCCATCGACGCGGGCGACCGCGCGGTGGAGCTGCTGAAGTCCAAGGTGCGGCAGACCCGCCGCCCCGAGGTGCTCGGTGACCTCGGTGGCTTCGCTGGGCTGTTCCGGCTCGACACGAAGAAGTACAAGAGCCCGATCCTGGCGTCCTCCACCGACGGGGTGGGCACCAAGCTGGTGATCGCTCAGCAGATGGACATCCACGACACGGTCGGCATCGACCTGGTCGCCATGGTCGTGGACGACCTGGTGGCCTGCGGCGCCGAGCCGCTGTTCCTGCTCGACTACATCGCCACCGGCGAGGTCGTTCCGGACAAGGTCGCCGAGATCGGCGCGGGTATCGCCGACGGCTGCCGCTACGCCGGCTGCGCGCTGCTGGGCGGGGAGACCGCCGAGCACCCCGGCGTCCTGCGCCCGGACGAGTACGACATCTCCGCGACCGGCGTGGGCGTCGTCGAGGAGGCCGACATCCTCAGCCCGGAGCGGGTCGAGGTGGGCGACGTGGTGATCGCGATGCGTTCCTCCGGTCTGCACTCCAACGGATACTCGCTGGTCCGGCACGTTCTGCTGGGCGCGGCGCGGATGCGTCTGGACATCGTGATCGACGACTTCGGTCGGCAGCGGACCCTCGGTGAGGAGCTGCTCACCCCGACCAAGATCTACGCCAAGGACTGCCTCAAGCTGATCGCCGAGGCCGAGGTGCGGGCGCTGTCCCACATCACCGGTGGCGGTATCCCCGGCAACCTGGTCCGGGTGCTGCCGGAGCACGTCGACGCGGTGGTCAACCGGTCCACCTGGAAGCCGCAGCCGATCTTCGACCTGATCCAGACGAAGGGTCGGATCGACGACCACGACATGGAGTCGACCTTCAACATGGGCGTCGGCATGTTCGCGATCGTGTCGGCGGAGGACGCCGACCGGGCGCTGGCCACCCTGACCGGCCGTGGAGTCGAGGCGTGGCAGGCCGGCGAGATCATCGAGGGCACCGGCAACGTGCAGATGGTCGGTCAGCACACCCGAGGATGA
- the amcB gene encoding cyclophane-forming radical SAM peptide maturase AmcB: MRGLAAVPSYVVMQPTTLCNLDCAYCYLPFRAADRRMPVAVAEAVAAAVNPWAANGRFSVVWHGGEPLAAGREHLADLIAPFGPDVEHHVQTNATLIDDDWCDFFVRHEMRVSVSVDGPRARNGDRVNRGGQPAYDRILHGISALRRRDLPFSALAVVSRPEPGLATELYDYFLELGCDVLGINIEETEGVNTRDNRHDPSAVSAFWAELVGAWRREPRIHLREIEWSLRYAAAVLDNSADGVLPRQLDPIPTIGHDGSVIVLSPELAGFTDPRYGDFSSGNVLTTPLAQILGNAATTPWVEEFLAGVEACRASCPYFGFCGGGHAANRYFELGRFDGTETEHCRNSKIRLLEGVLEHARDHESPAA, from the coding sequence ATGCGGGGTCTGGCCGCCGTCCCGTCGTACGTCGTCATGCAGCCCACCACCCTCTGCAACCTCGACTGCGCGTACTGCTACCTGCCGTTTCGGGCCGCCGACCGGCGGATGCCGGTGGCGGTGGCCGAAGCGGTGGCGGCAGCGGTCAACCCCTGGGCGGCGAACGGTCGCTTCTCTGTGGTGTGGCATGGCGGCGAGCCGCTGGCCGCCGGTCGAGAGCACCTGGCCGATCTGATCGCCCCGTTCGGGCCCGACGTCGAGCACCACGTGCAGACCAACGCCACCCTCATCGACGACGACTGGTGCGATTTCTTCGTCCGGCACGAGATGCGGGTGAGCGTGAGCGTCGACGGGCCCCGGGCGCGCAACGGTGACCGGGTCAACCGGGGCGGTCAGCCGGCGTACGACCGGATCCTGCACGGCATTTCGGCGCTGCGCCGGCGCGATCTGCCGTTCTCCGCGTTGGCAGTGGTGTCCCGGCCGGAGCCGGGGCTCGCCACCGAGTTGTACGACTACTTCCTCGAACTGGGCTGCGACGTGTTGGGCATCAACATCGAGGAGACCGAGGGGGTCAACACCCGCGACAACCGCCACGACCCGTCGGCGGTGTCCGCGTTCTGGGCGGAGTTGGTCGGGGCGTGGCGCCGGGAGCCCCGGATCCACCTCCGGGAGATCGAGTGGTCGTTGCGCTACGCCGCGGCGGTGCTCGACAACTCGGCGGACGGGGTGCTGCCCCGTCAACTGGACCCGATCCCGACGATCGGTCACGACGGCTCGGTGATCGTGCTTTCCCCGGAGTTGGCCGGTTTCACCGACCCCCGCTACGGCGACTTCAGCAGCGGCAACGTGTTGACCACCCCGCTGGCGCAGATCCTCGGCAACGCGGCGACGACGCCCTGGGTGGAGGAGTTCCTGGCCGGGGTGGAGGCGTGTCGGGCGTCCTGCCCGTACTTCGGCTTCTGCGGTGGTGGCCATGCCGCCAACCGTTACTTCGAGCTGGGGCGTTTTGACGGTACGGAAACCGAGCACTGCCGCAACAGCAAGATCCGCCTATTGGAGGGAGTGTTGGAGCATGCCCGAGACCACGAGTCACCGGCGGCCTGA
- a CDS encoding class I SAM-dependent methyltransferase, whose product MTVEPLIGDVIGELLRDTLAVATGVGPRPLVGGRLPRPVIEIIERDDGLINGAPAAHYLDGPAEWQPYDHRAVDRAYGETLDIGTGAGRIALLLQERGVPVTGLDTSAGALEVSRRRGVRRLVHGTVDTHVADGPQYDTFLLLGNNLGLFEGRERAPEFLAALAALARPGAQIIAQGTDPYGTRDPLHTGYHERNRRRGRLGGQLRLRLRYRELSTEWFDYLVCSADEFAALVHGTGWRLTDVDDSDAPYYLATLRLVD is encoded by the coding sequence GTGACGGTTGAGCCTCTAATCGGTGACGTGATCGGCGAACTGCTGCGGGACACCCTCGCCGTGGCCACCGGGGTGGGTCCCCGGCCCCTGGTCGGCGGTCGACTGCCCCGACCGGTCATCGAGATCATCGAACGGGACGACGGCCTGATCAACGGCGCGCCGGCAGCGCACTACCTGGACGGGCCGGCGGAGTGGCAGCCGTACGACCACCGCGCGGTGGACCGTGCGTACGGCGAGACGCTGGACATCGGCACCGGGGCCGGCCGGATCGCGCTGCTGCTCCAGGAGCGTGGCGTACCGGTCACCGGGCTGGACACCTCCGCCGGTGCGCTGGAGGTGAGCCGGCGTCGCGGGGTCCGGCGGCTGGTGCACGGCACCGTCGACACGCACGTCGCCGACGGTCCGCAGTACGACACGTTCCTGCTGCTCGGCAACAACCTCGGGCTGTTCGAGGGGCGGGAGCGCGCTCCCGAGTTCCTGGCCGCGCTCGCCGCGCTGGCCCGACCCGGTGCGCAGATCATCGCGCAGGGCACCGACCCGTACGGCACCCGCGACCCGCTGCACACCGGCTACCACGAGCGCAACCGCCGACGCGGCCGGCTCGGTGGCCAGCTGCGGCTGCGGCTGCGCTACCGCGAGTTGAGCACCGAGTGGTTCGACTACCTGGTCTGCTCGGCGGACGAGTTCGCCGCTCTGGTGCACGGCACCGGTTGGCGGCTCACCGATGTGGACGACAGCGACGCCCCCTACTACCTGGCCACCCTGCGCCTCGTCGACTGA
- a CDS encoding BldC family transcriptional regulator: MASRTHEPEPLLTPAEVASMFRVDPKTVTRWAKAGKLSAIRTLGGHRRYRESEVRALLQGQIPQQRQGD; the protein is encoded by the coding sequence ATGGCATCGCGAACGCACGAACCAGAGCCGCTACTCACGCCGGCCGAGGTGGCGTCGATGTTCCGGGTCGACCCGAAGACGGTGACCCGGTGGGCCAAGGCTGGCAAGCTCAGTGCCATCCGCACCCTGGGTGGCCACCGTCGGTACCGTGAGTCGGAGGTCAGGGCGCTGCTGCAGGGCCAGATCCCGCAGCAGCGGCAGGGCGACTGA
- a CDS encoding PPOX class F420-dependent oxidoreductase: MTTLDRLSAEKYILLTTFRKDGRAVPTPVWAVRDGEALAVWTRADSGKVKRIRHNGEVTVAPCDVRGRPHGVEVPAHATIYGGGDTGRVRDLLKHKYRLIGRLSLLGSRLRRGEGGTVGIRVTLAEPQR, encoded by the coding sequence GTGACCACGCTGGACCGGCTGTCGGCCGAGAAGTACATCCTGCTCACGACCTTCCGCAAGGACGGTCGGGCGGTTCCGACCCCGGTCTGGGCGGTACGCGACGGCGAGGCGTTGGCGGTCTGGACCCGGGCCGACTCGGGCAAGGTGAAGCGGATCCGCCACAACGGTGAGGTGACAGTGGCGCCCTGCGACGTGCGGGGTCGGCCACACGGGGTGGAGGTGCCGGCTCACGCGACGATCTACGGGGGCGGTGACACCGGCCGGGTCCGCGACCTGCTGAAGCACAAGTACCGCCTGATCGGGCGGCTGAGCCTGCTGGGCAGCCGGTTGCGTCGCGGCGAGGGCGGCACTGTCGGCATCCGGGTGACGTTGGCCGAGCCGCAGCGCTGA
- the purF gene encoding amidophosphoribosyltransferase, which translates to MPRGDGRLSHDLDPQRPGPQDACGVFGVWAPGEEVANLTYFGLYALQHRGQEAAGIAVSDGSGVVVYKDLGLVAQVFDEPTLASLRGHLAIGHARYSTTGASNWENAQPTIRSTTSGTTIALAHNGNLVNTAELEKEVAERGLIADGSTNDTSLVTMLLASRPDLSVEAAAMEVLPQLRGAFSFVFMDESTLYAARDAHGVRPLVLGRLERGWVVASETAALDIVGASVVREVEPGELIAIDENGLRSTRFAAPEPKGCLFEYVYIARPDATIAGRNIHSARVQIGRQLAKEHPVEADLVIPVPESGTPAAIGYAEASGITYGAGLMKNPYVGRTFIQPSQTLRQLGIRLKLNPLRENVRGKRLVVVDDSIVRGNTQRAIVRMLREAGALEVHVRISSPPVSWPCFYGIDFATRAELLANGLDNDGIRRSIGADTLGFVSLPGLIAATEQPKTRLCRACFDGEYPIELPAGNLIGKHVLEGVGRRVANSASEAPHTNGSSVATPGGVTANRP; encoded by the coding sequence GTGCCCCGAGGCGACGGCCGGCTGAGCCACGACCTTGACCCCCAACGACCTGGCCCCCAGGATGCCTGTGGCGTCTTCGGCGTCTGGGCCCCCGGTGAAGAGGTTGCCAATCTGACCTACTTCGGCCTCTACGCCCTCCAGCACCGCGGCCAGGAGGCGGCGGGCATCGCGGTGAGCGATGGCTCCGGCGTGGTGGTCTACAAGGACCTCGGCCTGGTGGCGCAGGTCTTCGACGAGCCCACTCTGGCGAGCCTGCGTGGTCACCTGGCGATCGGGCACGCCCGATACTCCACCACCGGCGCGTCGAACTGGGAGAACGCCCAACCGACGATCCGGTCGACCACCTCCGGCACGACCATCGCGTTGGCCCACAACGGCAACCTGGTCAACACCGCGGAGCTGGAGAAGGAGGTCGCCGAGCGCGGCCTCATCGCCGACGGTTCGACAAACGACACCTCCCTGGTGACGATGCTGCTGGCCAGCCGACCGGATCTGTCGGTCGAGGCGGCCGCGATGGAGGTGCTGCCGCAGCTGCGTGGCGCGTTCAGCTTCGTCTTCATGGACGAGTCGACCCTCTACGCGGCCCGCGACGCGCACGGCGTCCGCCCGCTGGTGCTGGGCCGCCTGGAGCGCGGCTGGGTCGTCGCCAGCGAGACGGCCGCACTGGACATCGTCGGCGCCAGCGTGGTGCGCGAGGTCGAGCCGGGCGAGCTGATCGCTATCGACGAGAACGGCCTGCGCTCCACCCGGTTCGCCGCGCCGGAGCCGAAGGGTTGCCTCTTCGAGTACGTCTACATCGCCCGCCCGGACGCCACGATCGCCGGGCGCAACATCCACTCGGCCCGGGTGCAGATCGGCCGGCAGTTGGCCAAGGAGCACCCCGTCGAGGCCGACCTGGTGATCCCGGTGCCCGAGTCGGGCACTCCAGCGGCGATCGGCTACGCGGAGGCGTCCGGCATCACCTACGGCGCCGGCCTGATGAAGAACCCGTACGTGGGTCGCACCTTCATCCAGCCGTCGCAGACCCTGCGTCAGCTCGGCATCCGGCTCAAGCTCAACCCGCTGCGGGAGAACGTCCGCGGCAAGCGGTTGGTGGTAGTGGACGATTCGATAGTGCGCGGCAACACCCAGCGCGCCATCGTCCGGATGCTGCGTGAGGCGGGTGCGCTGGAGGTGCACGTCCGGATCTCCTCGCCGCCGGTCAGCTGGCCGTGCTTCTACGGCATCGACTTCGCCACCCGGGCGGAGCTGCTGGCCAACGGGTTGGACAACGACGGCATCCGGCGCTCCATCGGCGCCGACACGCTGGGCTTCGTTTCCCTTCCTGGTCTGATCGCCGCGACCGAGCAGCCGAAGACCCGGTTGTGTCGGGCGTGTTTCGATGGGGAGTACCCGATCGAGTTGCCGGCCGGCAACCTGATCGGCAAGCACGTGCTCGAAGGGGTGGGTCGACGCGTCGCCAACTCGGCGTCGGAGGCCCCGCACACCAACGGCTCGTCCGTCGCCACTCCGGGTGGCGTTACCGCAAACCGCCCGTAG
- the purL gene encoding phosphoribosylformylglycinamidine synthase subunit PurL, with amino-acid sequence MTTHPDPVRDTPEAYSAPAQPAEPSPAQPVAPATVPAQPATAVWTEGVDTVPRAGGTPGELQPYTELGLRDDEYDRIRQILDRRPTQSELAMYSIMWSEHCSYKSSKVHLRQFGEKAPHSDRLLAGIGENAGVVQVSDELAVTFKVESHNHPSFVEPYQGAATGVGGIVRDILAMGARPVAVMDPLRFGAADHPDTARVLTGVVAGVGGYGNCLGLPNIGGELVFDPSYQGNPLLNALCLGVLPVNRLQNKAAAGPGNVVVLMGAKTGRDGIGGVSVLASATFDEGSEARRPAVQVGDPFTEKLLIEACLELYDGQLVVGIQDLGGAGLTCALTETAAAAGTGMRVWLERVPLREPSMDPHEILASESQERMLLVVEPDKLDAVLKTCEKWGVLATAIGEVTAPEPDGRPGRLLITWQDHLVVDVPPGSLVDDGPVYARPMREPADLILLQADRAETLPRPADPEALRETVLRMIASPNLADKTWVTEQYDRYVLGNTVLAQPEDGGVIRIDERTGLGVALSVDGNGRYARLDPYNGTKLALAEAYRNVAVTGAKPIAVTNCLNFGSPEDPGVMWQFAEAVRGLADGCLELGIPVTGGNVSFYNQTGAAAIHPTPVVGVLGVLDNVADRVPMGFVPRAGGDHDQLYLLGETNVELSGSEWAWVTHEHLGGIPPQVDLLREKALAELLAEAARVGHLASAHDLSDGGLAQSLVESCLRRGVGARVAVPEQFTEGSMPFVYLFSESATRALVSVPRGHDKAFAALCAERGVPFELIGVTDPTGGALEVHGQFRIGLDELRAAHTETLPRLFGGSAAVEVPAPAAGVAGAVEAVPLPVAPAEPLDPAEVVSEPIASSGPSPETGAVEPIGSEQPESDSGDAEPSPDER; translated from the coding sequence ATGACCACCCATCCGGACCCGGTACGCGACACACCGGAGGCGTACTCCGCCCCGGCGCAGCCGGCCGAGCCGAGCCCGGCGCAGCCGGTCGCACCGGCGACCGTCCCCGCCCAGCCGGCCACCGCCGTGTGGACCGAGGGCGTGGACACCGTGCCGCGCGCCGGTGGCACCCCGGGCGAGCTTCAGCCGTACACCGAGCTGGGCCTGCGTGACGACGAGTACGACCGGATCCGGCAGATCCTCGACCGCCGGCCCACCCAGTCCGAGCTCGCCATGTACTCGATCATGTGGAGCGAGCACTGCTCCTACAAGTCGAGCAAGGTGCACCTGCGCCAGTTCGGCGAGAAGGCCCCGCACAGCGACCGGCTGCTCGCCGGCATCGGTGAGAACGCTGGTGTCGTGCAGGTGTCCGACGAGCTGGCGGTGACCTTCAAGGTCGAGTCGCACAACCACCCGAGCTTCGTCGAGCCGTACCAGGGCGCGGCGACCGGCGTCGGCGGCATCGTCCGGGACATCCTCGCCATGGGCGCCCGCCCGGTCGCGGTGATGGACCCGCTGCGCTTCGGCGCCGCGGACCACCCGGACACCGCCCGGGTGCTCACCGGCGTGGTCGCCGGCGTGGGCGGCTACGGCAACTGCCTGGGCCTGCCCAACATCGGTGGCGAGCTGGTCTTCGACCCCTCCTACCAGGGCAACCCGCTGCTCAACGCGCTCTGCCTGGGCGTGCTGCCGGTCAACCGGCTGCAGAACAAGGCCGCCGCCGGCCCGGGCAACGTTGTCGTGCTGATGGGCGCCAAGACCGGCCGGGACGGCATCGGCGGCGTGTCGGTGCTGGCCAGCGCGACCTTCGACGAGGGCAGCGAGGCGCGCCGCCCCGCCGTGCAGGTCGGCGACCCGTTCACCGAGAAGCTGCTGATCGAGGCGTGCCTCGAGCTGTACGACGGCCAACTGGTCGTCGGCATCCAGGACCTCGGCGGCGCCGGCCTGACCTGCGCGCTCACCGAGACCGCCGCCGCCGCCGGCACCGGCATGCGGGTCTGGTTGGAGCGGGTGCCGCTGCGCGAGCCCTCGATGGACCCGCACGAGATCCTGGCCAGCGAGTCGCAGGAGCGGATGCTGCTCGTCGTCGAGCCGGACAAGCTCGACGCGGTGCTCAAGACCTGCGAGAAGTGGGGCGTCCTCGCCACCGCGATCGGTGAGGTCACCGCACCGGAGCCGGACGGCCGCCCGGGTCGGCTGCTGATCACCTGGCAGGACCACCTGGTCGTCGACGTGCCGCCGGGTTCGCTTGTCGACGACGGCCCGGTCTACGCCCGGCCGATGCGTGAGCCGGCCGACCTGATCCTGCTCCAGGCCGACCGGGCCGAGACGCTGCCCCGCCCGGCCGACCCGGAGGCGCTGCGGGAGACCGTGCTGCGCATGATCGCGTCGCCCAACCTGGCCGACAAGACCTGGGTGACCGAGCAGTACGACCGCTACGTGCTGGGCAACACGGTGCTCGCCCAGCCGGAGGACGGCGGTGTGATCCGGATCGACGAGCGGACCGGCCTCGGCGTGGCGCTGTCGGTGGACGGCAACGGCCGGTACGCCCGTCTCGACCCGTACAACGGCACCAAGCTGGCCCTGGCCGAGGCGTACCGGAACGTGGCGGTGACCGGCGCGAAGCCGATCGCCGTGACCAACTGCCTCAACTTCGGCTCCCCGGAGGACCCGGGCGTCATGTGGCAGTTCGCCGAGGCCGTGCGCGGCCTGGCGGACGGCTGCCTGGAGCTGGGCATCCCGGTGACCGGCGGCAACGTCAGCTTCTACAACCAGACCGGCGCGGCGGCCATCCACCCGACCCCGGTGGTCGGCGTGCTGGGTGTGCTGGACAACGTCGCCGACCGGGTGCCGATGGGCTTCGTGCCGCGCGCCGGCGGCGACCACGACCAGCTCTACCTGCTCGGCGAGACGAACGTGGAGCTGTCCGGCTCGGAGTGGGCCTGGGTGACGCACGAGCACCTCGGCGGCATTCCGCCGCAGGTCGACCTTCTCCGCGAGAAGGCGCTCGCCGAGCTGCTGGCCGAGGCGGCCCGGGTCGGCCACCTGGCCTCCGCGCACGACCTCTCCGACGGTGGCCTCGCCCAGAGCCTGGTCGAGTCCTGCCTGCGTCGAGGCGTCGGTGCCCGGGTCGCGGTGCCGGAGCAGTTCACCGAGGGCTCGATGCCGTTCGTGTACCTGTTCAGCGAGTCCGCCACGCGGGCGCTGGTGTCGGTGCCGCGCGGCCACGACAAGGCGTTCGCGGCGCTCTGCGCCGAGCGGGGCGTGCCGTTCGAGCTGATCGGCGTCACCGACCCGACCGGCGGTGCGCTCGAGGTGCACGGCCAGTTCCGGATCGGCCTGGACGAGCTGCGCGCCGCGCACACCGAGACGTTGCCGCGCCTCTTCGGGGGCTCGGCGGCCGTCGAGGTGCCCGCCCCGGCCGCCGGTGTGGCGGGTGCGGTCGAGGCCGTGCCGCTGCCGGTGGCGCCGGCCGAGCCGCTCGACCCGGCTGAGGTTGTCTCCGAGCCGATCGCCTCGTCGGGGCCGTCTCCGGAGACCGGCGCTGTCGAGCCGATCGGGTCGGAGCAGCCCGAGTCTGACTCCGGTGACGCCGAGCCGTCGCCTGACGAGCGCTGA
- a CDS encoding Leu/Phe/Val dehydrogenase encodes MGVFASTDDPVSTGHEQVVFCQDKQSGLKAIIGIYSTALGPALGGTRFYPYASEDDALADVLDLSRGMAYKNALAGLDLGGGKAVIWGDPEQIKSEALLRAYGRFVESLGGRYYTACDVGTYVADMDVVARETRYVTGRSVEHGGAGDSSILTAWGVFQGMRAAAEHVWGTPSLRGRRVGVAGLGKVGKYLTGHLLEDGAEVVATDVNPKALAWVRTNHPQVTLVDDSSALVAADLDVYAPCALGGALNDDTVPALRAKVVTGAANNQLAHPGIEKLLADRGILYTPDYVVNAGGVIQVADEIEGFNFDRAKLRATRIYDTTREILHLADAEGVPPAVAADRLAERRMADVGRLRAIHLR; translated from the coding sequence ATGGGCGTATTCGCGAGCACCGACGACCCGGTATCGACCGGTCACGAACAGGTCGTGTTCTGCCAGGACAAGCAGAGCGGCCTGAAGGCGATCATCGGGATCTACTCCACAGCGCTGGGCCCGGCGCTCGGCGGCACCCGCTTCTACCCGTACGCGAGCGAGGACGACGCCCTCGCCGACGTGCTGGACCTGTCCCGCGGGATGGCATACAAGAACGCGCTCGCCGGGCTGGACCTGGGCGGCGGCAAGGCCGTCATCTGGGGCGACCCGGAGCAGATCAAGAGCGAGGCGCTGCTGCGCGCGTACGGCCGCTTCGTGGAGTCGCTGGGTGGCCGCTACTACACCGCCTGCGACGTCGGCACCTACGTGGCGGACATGGACGTCGTGGCCCGGGAGACCCGCTACGTGACCGGGCGCAGCGTGGAGCACGGCGGTGCCGGCGACTCGTCGATCCTCACCGCCTGGGGTGTCTTCCAGGGGATGCGGGCTGCGGCCGAGCACGTGTGGGGCACCCCGAGCCTGCGGGGCCGCCGGGTCGGCGTGGCCGGCCTGGGCAAGGTCGGCAAGTACCTCACCGGGCACCTGCTGGAGGACGGCGCCGAGGTGGTCGCCACCGACGTCAACCCGAAGGCGCTGGCCTGGGTGCGCACCAACCACCCGCAGGTCACCCTCGTCGACGACTCCAGTGCGCTGGTCGCCGCCGACCTCGACGTGTACGCGCCGTGCGCGCTGGGCGGCGCCCTGAACGACGACACGGTGCCGGCGTTGCGCGCCAAGGTGGTGACCGGTGCGGCGAACAACCAGCTCGCCCACCCGGGCATCGAGAAGCTGCTGGCCGACCGGGGCATCCTCTACACCCCGGACTACGTGGTCAACGCGGGCGGCGTCATCCAGGTGGCCGACGAGATCGAGGGCTTCAACTTCGACCGGGCCAAGCTGCGGGCGACCCGGATCTACGACACCACCCGCGAGATCCTGCACCTGGCCGACGCTGAGGGCGTGCCGCCGGCCGTGGCCGCCGACCGGCTGGCGGAGCGGCGGATGGCCGACGTCGGCCGGCTGCGGGCGATCCACCTGCGCTGA
- a CDS encoding DUF3073 domain-containing protein → MGRGRAKAKQTKVARELKYHSPNTDLTALQRELAGAGKSEHHFDDDSKEFVDDDDEDHADDDPDPWVRPTR, encoded by the coding sequence ATGGGGCGCGGCCGTGCTAAGGCCAAGCAGACTAAGGTGGCGCGGGAGTTGAAGTACCACTCCCCGAACACCGACCTCACCGCCTTGCAGCGCGAGTTGGCGGGTGCTGGTAAGTCTGAGCACCACTTCGACGACGACTCGAAAGAGTTCGTCGACGACGATGATGAGGATCACGCGGACGACGATCCGGATCCCTGGGTCCGTCCGACCCGCTGA
- a CDS encoding 2-phosphosulfolactate phosphatase encodes MTPSRRLTSAEALAAAVYGQPGSGARFDWGLTGAAELGRVCAALVVVDVLSFTTAVEVAVARGMRVHPFPWGEQAAEYAVRVGATAAVGRRQTTAEHPWSLSPAALSSAPVVADLVLPSPNGSAISAAASATGLPVVAACLRNARAVGHWLRRQGYGTVDAPIGVIASGERWPDGSLRPSVEDQLGAASVLDALSGVPGGLSVEAAMALAALASTPDVPAAVRGSVSGRELTENGFAGDVDVAVRIGVSNVVPVLHQGVFSAA; translated from the coding sequence GTGACGCCGAGCCGTCGCCTGACGAGCGCTGAGGCGTTGGCCGCTGCCGTCTACGGCCAACCCGGCTCGGGTGCCCGGTTCGACTGGGGTCTGACCGGGGCGGCCGAGCTCGGCCGGGTCTGCGCGGCGCTGGTGGTGGTGGACGTGCTGTCGTTCACCACCGCCGTCGAGGTGGCGGTGGCCCGGGGTATGCGGGTGCACCCGTTCCCCTGGGGTGAGCAGGCCGCCGAGTACGCCGTCCGGGTCGGCGCGACAGCTGCTGTCGGGCGGCGGCAGACGACAGCGGAACACCCATGGTCGCTCTCGCCGGCCGCGTTGAGTAGCGCACCCGTGGTGGCGGACCTGGTGCTGCCCTCCCCGAACGGCTCCGCCATCAGCGCCGCCGCCAGCGCCACCGGCCTGCCGGTGGTCGCGGCGTGCCTGCGCAACGCACGCGCCGTCGGGCATTGGCTGCGCCGCCAGGGGTACGGCACTGTGGACGCTCCAATCGGCGTGATCGCCTCCGGAGAGCGGTGGCCGGACGGGTCACTGCGTCCGTCGGTGGAGGACCAGCTCGGCGCCGCCTCGGTGCTGGATGCCCTCTCCGGCGTGCCGGGTGGGCTGTCGGTGGAGGCGGCCATGGCGCTCGCCGCGCTGGCGAGCACCCCGGATGTGCCCGCCGCCGTGCGCGGCAGCGTCTCCGGGCGGGAGTTGACCGAGAACGGCTTCGCCGGGGACGTGGATGTCGCCGTCCGGATCGGCGTGTCGAACGTCGTGCCGGTGCTCCACCAGGGCGTCTTCTCCGCAGCCTGA
- the amcA gene encoding multiple cyclophane-containing RiPP AmcA, which translates to MPETTSHRRPEREADDGVTERVRDAAPALVALLQEAEDARRLRSEVSGGDGSSAVCAWNHFENIPTFYNWNNRPR; encoded by the coding sequence ATGCCCGAGACCACGAGTCACCGGCGGCCTGAGCGCGAAGCGGACGACGGAGTCACCGAACGGGTGCGAGACGCGGCTCCCGCGCTCGTCGCGCTGCTCCAGGAGGCCGAGGACGCACGGCGGCTGCGCTCGGAGGTGTCGGGCGGAGACGGCTCCAGCGCGGTCTGTGCCTGGAACCACTTCGAGAACATCCCGACGTTCTACAACTGGAACAATCGCCCGCGCTGA